The Heliangelus exortis chromosome 21, bHelExo1.hap1, whole genome shotgun sequence genome includes a window with the following:
- the LOC139806090 gene encoding fibrinogen-like protein 1-like protein, which yields MGLQAGTRWLHRELVLLPTVVAMLLLSASAGPAVPTASPRSAFPADCSRLRKTSPSGVYVIQPAGSPPRVVWCDMDTEGKGWTVVQRNSHDTELTWKQSWTTYKYGFGNVQADHWFGTEYLHLLTQQGTYKARFVVRNKANVTHYAEYDIFRVESEASGYPLRLGRFSGDGDDYLTGYYPKKGGIHDNMKFSTTDKDQDQYSGNCASSYGGWWYDRCHNVLLNVKNNILWPGFCDKGDCTSSLILVKPTDVC from the exons atGG GGCTCCAGGCTGGGACACGCTGGCTCCACAGGGAGCTTGTCCTCCTGCCCACGGTGGTGGCCATGCTTCTCCTCTCTGCAAGTGCTGGCCCAGCAGTGCCCACTGCCAGCCCCCGGAGTG CATTCCCCGCAGACTGCAGCCGGCTCCGCAAGACGAGTCCCAGCGGGGTCTATGTCATCCAGCCGGCCGGGTCACCCCCCCGCGTGGTCTGGTGTGACATGGACACCGAGGGCAAGGGCTGGACTGTCGTCCAGAGAAACTCTCACGACACTGAGCTCACGTGGAAACAGTCTTGGACCACCTACAAGTACGGCTTCGGGAACGTGCAGGCTGACCACTGGTTTGGCACCGAGTACCTGCACCTCCTGACCCAGCAGGGCACCTACAAGGCCCGCTTCGTCGTGAGGAACAAAGCCAACGTCACCCACTACGCCGAGTATGACATCTTCAGGGTGGAGAGCGAAGCCAGCGGGTACCCCCTGAGGCTGGGACGGTTTTCAGGGGATGGGGATGATTATCTGACCGGCTACTACCCCAAGAAGGGGGGCATACATGACAACATGAAGTTCAGCACTACCGACAAGGACCAGGACCAGTACAGCGGGAACTGCGCCAGCAGCTACGGGGGCTGGTGGTACGACCGGTGCCACAACGTCCTTCTCAATGTCAAAAACAACATCCTCTGGCCGGGATTCTGTGATAAAGGCGACTGCACATCCTCCCTCATCCTGGTCAAACCCACAGACGTGTGCTGA
- the LOC139806074 gene encoding fibrinogen-like protein 1-like protein produces the protein MATQHLCLLLFTCLLTLATSLPAFEVMNLHLLNGTVDDIMNAPPEGSEPDDGDNHLRQVRDVAPRQPAGHGWPKDCSELPAGSHSGIYIIQPKGLHHLVVYCEMNATKGGWTVIQRNQRDTPVTWAESWTTYKYGFGNVRTEYWLGTEYIHQISKQKVYQVRFVIQDSADNIHIADYNLFFVEDEPHGYRLRLGAYEGTAGDAMTSDNPKTMHDNMKFSTKDRDQDTYSKNCAYSYEGGWWFSSCYSVRLNFKGGMSWGSLCKGNCKSSLILIKPATYC, from the exons ATGG CTACCCAGCACCTTTGTCTCCTGCTTTTCACCTGCCTGCTGACCCTGGCAACATCTCTTCCAGCCTTTGAGGTTATGAACCTGCATCTGCTCAATGGCACTGTGGATGACATTATGAATGCTCCTCCTGAGGGCTCAGAGCCAG atgaTGGTGACAACCACCTTAGGCAGGTCCGAGACGTTGCCCCCCGCCAGCCAGCAGGCCATG GCTGGCCCAAGGACTGCAGCGAGCTCCCTGCCGGCAGCCACAGCGGCATCTACATCATCCAGCCCAAGGGACTGCACCACCTCGTGGTGTACTGCGAGATGAATGCCACCAAGGGGGGCTGGACCGTCATCCAGAGGAACCAGAGGGACACTCCTGTCACCTGGGCTGAGTCCTGGACCACCTACAAGTACGGCTTCGGGAATGTCCGCACCGAGTACTGGCTGGGCACCGAGTACATCCACCAGATCTCCAAGCAGAAGGTCTACCAGGTCAGGTTTGTCATCCAGGACTCAGCAGACAACATCCATATTGCAGACTACAACCTCTTCTTCGTGGAGGATGAGCCCCACGGCTACCGGCTGAGGCTGGGGGCCTACGAAGGGACTGCAGGGGATGCCATGACCTCAGACAATCCCAAAACCATGCATGACAACATGAAGTTCTCTACAAAGGATCGGGATCAGGACACCTACAGTAAGAACTGTGCCTACAGCTACGAAGGGGGGTGGTGGTTCTCCTCCTGTTACTCTGTACGGCTGAATTTCAAGGGGGGAATGTCATGGGGCAGCCTGTGCAAAGGGAACTGCAAGTCCTCCCTTATCCTCATCAAACCAGCTACCTACTGCTAG
- the VPS37D gene encoding vacuolar protein sorting-associated protein 37D: MSRPPAPPGSPRRFGALSTAQLRSLLQDEPRLQRAARLSRKFQSLQLEREMCLASNCSLAKVNLSLRPRLEDGKASLAIKYQELREIRELCWDKQQRLELYLEKWSPQSALGQLQARLEASEAESEAQVEQFLAQDLPLTSFLESFCQSRTRSHICRTQLEKLQELLQKEGSGRDPVGHPGALASSAPIRLAPLQSGGVPKAFDLSQSFVPPFPIPSEAAVPFAMPAAPPKHHLPALVQQSVPPCSETPQPGSPLHPGGHIPPLSPQQPPHR, translated from the exons ATGTCCCGGCCCCCGGCGCCCCCCGGCTCCCCGCGCCGTTTCGGGGCGCTCAGCACCGCGCAGCTCCGCTCCCTCCTGCAGGACGAGCCCCGGCTGCAGCGAGCCGCCCGCCTCAGCAGGAAG TTCCAGAGCCTGCAGCTGGAGCGGGAGATGTGTTTGGCTTCCAACTGCAGCCTGGCCAAGGTGAACCTCTCCCTGCGCCCACGGCTGGAGGATGGGAAAGCTTCCCTGGCCATCAAGTACCAGGAGCTGCGGGAAATCCGGGAGCTCTGCTGGGACAAGCAGCAGCGCCTGG AGTTGTATCTGGAGAAGTGGAGCCCGCAGAGTGCCCTGGGACAGCTCCAAGCCAGGCTTGAAGCCTCCGAGGCAGAGTCAGAG GCACAGGTAGAGCAGTTCCTGGCCCAGGACCTGCCTCTCACCTCCTTTCTGGAGTCCTTCTGCCAGAGCCGTACGCGCTCCCACATCTGCCGGACACAGCTGGAGaaactgcaggagctgctgcagaaggaggGGTCTGGCAGGGACCCCGTGGGTCACCCAGGTGCCTTGGCTAGCTCAGCACCCATCCGCCTCGCCCCGCTGCAGAGCGGAGGGGTCCCCAAAGCCTTTGACCTCTCCCAAAGCTTCGTgccccccttccccatcccctcgGAGGCTGCTGTGCCCTTTGCCATGCCAGCTGCACCTCCCAAacaccacctcccagccctggtACAGCAGTCTGTACCTCCCTGCTCTGAAACCCCCCAGCCAGGCTCACCCCTGCACCCGGGGGGACACATCCCAcccctcagcccccagcagcccccacacCGGTag